A single region of the Sorghum bicolor cultivar BTx623 chromosome 9, Sorghum_bicolor_NCBIv3, whole genome shotgun sequence genome encodes:
- the LOC8069005 gene encoding uncharacterized protein LOC8069005 — protein sequence MENGEETFASPTAAAADFEFSTNGGDGTPKLHDAADEIEALRAAKRDLEEKLDAVGHENRFLSSESRRLEVLVSQAREEVAAAEQAAATNESEAATLRAEVERLQGLLAAEKASHEEEMRRGAGLGDQLQTAYQEKAALEEEIQTLKGSAASDGKGGEEEECVSVAATAGTPKDEGVVPPVLVAAAAAGGAATAAIAVVLLNLKR from the coding sequence ATGGAGAACGGCGAGGAGACGTTCGCCTCCCCAACCGCGGCCGCCGCGGACTTCGAGTTCTCCACCAACGGCGGGGACGGCACGCCCAAGCTCCACGACGCGGCGGACGAGATCGAGGCCCTCCGCGCGGCGAAGCGCGACCTGGAGGAGAAGCTCGATGCCGTGGGCCACGAGAACCGGTTCCTGTCCTCCGAGTCCCGCCGCCTCGAGGTCCTCGTGTCCCAGGCCCGCGAGGAGGTCGCCGCCGCCGAACAAGCCGCCGCCACCAATGAGAGCGAGGCCGCCACGCTCCGCGCCGAGGTCGAGCGCCTCCAGGGCCTCCTCGCCGCGGAGAAGGCTAGCCATGAGGAGGAGATGCGCAGGGGCGCGGGGCTCGGGGACCAGCTGCAGACCGCGTACCAGGAGAAGGCCGCCCTCGAGGAGGAGATCCAGACCCTGAAGGGTTCCGCCGCTTCCGATGGCAAGGGTGGGGAAGAGGAGGAATGTGTTTCGGTTGCTGCTACGGCCGGGACGCCTAAGGATGAGGGCGTGGTGCCTCCCGTACTGGTGGCTgctgcggctgctggaggagctgCCACGGCTGCAATCGCAGTGGTCTTGCTCAACCTCAAGAGGTAA